Within the Legionella pneumophila subsp. pneumophila str. Philadelphia 1 genome, the region ATCATGTCTCGGCACTTTAATCTCCTTTTTGATCGCGAAATCAAGAGGTTAGTTTATACTAACTTGATTAAAGTGCCCCCTTTGTTGGGGTAGAGCCTAATATCTGTCTAAAAAACAAAGGGTAATAATGGGGACGATTACTTATAGTTATAAATCTACCTCGAGCTCCTCAGCAGAAATTGAGGATATTGAGTTTAGTAGAACATCAACAACACGAAGAATAATTCGACCTATGATTGTTGAGAATAATGAGCGACCAGATGCTAGTATCAAAATTGAGATTATTCATCAAAAAGCAGAAAAAGGATTGTTCGAAGATATTCCAACTGAAAAATTGTCTAAGTATAAGGCTAAAGATATTGGTAAGTTAGTTCTAAGTAGTGAGGAGACATTGTCTCTTTTTAATCATCTTTGCAACCTATACTTAATTCATAAAGAAAATGGAATTCCGTCTGGCTATCATGAATTTGAAGTTGATGAAAATAGTAGATTAATGTCAATAGACTCGAAAAGAGCAGCTATTATTGAAACACTAATTCAGCAGGGATACTCAGAAGAAGTATGGGAAAAATTGGTTGAAAATTCTCCTGACTTAGCGACTAAACTTAGTATAGCTCGGTTATATCAAACACGCATGACTGCCTTAGAGCAATTTAGAACAATGCTATCCTGTGATCATAGTGAGCAAGATTGGCAATCCTTTTTTGAGAATAATAATTGGATATTTGGTTATGGATTGAATTATAAAATTTTAAAAGCCATTACAGGACAACCTCATTATGGAGGCGTAGTAATTGATGGAAGTGGAACTAATAAGGGAGATTTCTTAAGTGCTACTCAAGGATATTTAAAATTTACGGTATTAGTTGAAATTAAAAGATCAGACACCAAGCTATTAGCCTCAAAAAGATATAGAAATGATGTGGTATTACCTAGTGAAGATTTAATAGGAGGGGTTTCTCAATTAAGAGTGAATGGTAGAACCTGGGAGCAGCAAGGATCTCAACTACCAAAAAATAGAGATCTCCTAGAAGATGACTCTATTTATACTATTCAGCCACGAAAAATTTTGGTTATCGGCAATACTAATGAATTAAACGATCGATTAAAGCGTGAAAACTTTGAGTTATTTCGTAGAGGACAAAGTGATATTGAAATCCTAACCTTCGATGAACTGTTAAATCGGGCACAATTCATAACAGAACACACTGAGGCAATCAAAGATGGCTAGTATTCATTGAAGGAAATTAATGATGCACTTAAGCAGGAGTAATTTGAGTCATTTTCTCCAGCATCTATGATGTCTAATAGATTCATTGTGGGGGAAATGCCTCATCTCTGTGTTTTATTACTCTGATAAATCAAATTCTAACTGTCTTGGTCGAGAAATCAAATTGCCTTCCAAATCAACAACCGCATCTCTTAAATCATGATGACTCTTGTCTAAACTTAGTATGTCTTTGGTGAACAATTCGGTATTTCCACTTCCCATTAATACTGCAGGACCATAATATCTATATCGATTAAATTGGCTAATAATATTTGCTTCATACTCAGCCGCAATTTGACCTAATTCAAATCGCCAGATCCTTATAACCCTTATTCGAGCACGATCTACGGAGGGAAATCGACGTTCTATGGAGAGGTTTGTTATACCAATCTTGTATAGAAGTTCACCATCGTCTTTTTTTACAGCAATGTAATACAACAAACCGGGCTTTGTTTGATCAAAACCTGACACCGCACAACCTGGACAACCAGATTTATTACCCCTTACATGATTAACAGGGGATTGCCAAAACGAACCATGTACTAGGCATATTATTTCAACATGCTTGTGAGATGATTTGTAATCAACCTTTGAATAGTCATAAAGAGCTCCATGCACCTCCTTTGCTTCCTGAACGAACTCTTCAGTTGTTCGAGTCCTTATCATTGCCGCACTTTCATCGCCGCACTTTGGACATCCTACATCCCTTATATGATTGGACGGCTTTTGGTCGAATGGACCATGGTCTGGGCAGATGATAGTTACCTTGGTTAATGCATTGACGTACCGTACCTGAGAATAGTCATACTTATTCCCATGTGCTCTTTTCGCATCTTCAATGAAACGTTGGATGGAATGACTCAGTTTATTAGCTGTATTAATTCTACCGCACTGAGGGCAACCAAAACCCTTTAGATGTGACATTAATTGCTGAAAAAACAAGCCGTGATCCGGACATATAATTTCAATCTTACTTTCAACGTTTTGAAATTGTACATGGGAATAGTCATAATGGTTTCCGTGCTTCTTACTTGCACGCTCGATAAATCTTGCAATGGTCAGTGGCTTATTTCCACCGCATTCATGGCAACCGCGACCGGAGAGATGACCTGCAGGTATTTGCTTAAATTCACCATGCTCAGGACAAATTATTACGACCTTACTTCTAGCTGCAACATAAAACACTTTTGTGTAATCGTAGCGATTGCCGTGCACGTCACGAGCACGTCGAATGAAATCTGCTGTAGTAACACGTTTGGACATTTTCTCACAACCTTGAAAATGATATTGTTACGAGATATAAACATCAAAGCCGTTACGACTTCAATAGGGATTTAAATTGAAAAAAGCGTTACATGACTATTTTTATATCAATACAGGAAAAGAACTTAAGCTATACAGCAGTAACGAAGCTTCTACTTTAATAGAAGCAGCTAACATTCATTTAGACAGTAAAAACGGTATTAATTCTAAAAGTACCATACCAGCCTTAGAGGCTTTTATTTATGAGTGCATGGAAGAGTATTATGACAATGGGGTATCTGATAACTTATTAATCAAACTTAACGAAATCCTCGTGAATGTTAACATTCAATGCCTTTTTGAAAACATAGAAAATAGGCTGGTGGCAGTGCATGTTGCTTATATGCCATATAATCCACCACCATTAGCTTTCGGGGCATATATGTTCTCGAATGTTACTTCACTTTGTGGACTTGAAGGATTGAAACGTTGTAAAAGTAATGACTGCCTTAAGTTTTTTATAGGCCGCAGGAATGCCAAATGGTGCTCAAACTCGTGTGGCTCTAAATACAGAGTAAATAAACTGCGAAAGAACAAGCGTGCTGTGTATTGAACAAGGTACAATGATTTTCCCGTATTACATTTAGTTGTAGTATGGGAAATCATCTTCATTAAAGTCGATACAACCTAATAGATTTTTACCTACATCTAAAAAATACGTGGAACTACTGGGACAAGTGGAACACCCCAGTAGTTACTGGACTTTAGATGTTCCACTATCAAAATCGACAGTGGAACGAGTGGGACAATTAATAGTCGTCAGACCAAACTTTCTCAGTGAAAATATAACATCTAGGAATACCAATCCCTTTAATTCTTCGTTTTTGAGATGCTTTGCCGTCATTACCGGGGACTATCCAGCCAGCATTAATAAGAACTTTATTCACCATTTTAGGCTCAAATCCTTGACAGATCTCTTTCCTGTACACTTCAGATAAAACCATAAAAACACGAAAGCCCTCGCTGTCCGTGTGAAAAAAGCCAGCCCGATTAAAAAGGCGTTCACTGTTGGGATGATTTTCGTTTTCAAACCGGCTCGCTCCTTCTTTCTCAAAGAACGCACGAACTTGTGACAGTATAGCTCGGTCTTCTCTATTACCATGCTCACCAAAATCTTTTAGCCAAGCGTTAAAGCATTTTTCTGCCGGATTACATGCTGTGCCACGTGTCCATCCAGTTAGTTCGTAATGAGTCGCTATTTCTCCAGCCATGGCAACCAACGCAAAGCGTCTGGCTACTCGTTGAATTTGACCAGAATGTTCTGGTTTAGTGACTTTAGCAACAAAATGCTGAATTTTATTAGTGAGTAGGGCGATCAATTCGGCGCGATGTTTCACAATTTTATGGAGCCATGCTAGACCAACAGCACCATGATATTGACTGGCAGCTTCTTTTAATGCGAGTGACATAGCGGCTGGGTTTATATGATCATGTAACTGCTCAAATAACCCCATCTCTGCACCAGCATCCGCTTCAATATCTGCTAACCGAATTTCTTGACCTGCATTGCATCGCTGCCCAGCTTTTGCCATTAATGAAGTTAATGACTCCTCACCAGCTGATAAGAAAAGTAATGACCAACGCATGGACTGTCTTGCGGTACCACAACGAGAAGCTCTTGTTTTACCTTGACCATTTGCAAGTAGATAGGCACATTCTCCAGCTTCTTTAGGATCCATCTGGCTCAGCTCATTGAGGATTAATAATCCATCATTATGAAGTGCTGCCAATCCTTCTAACCCATTCGCTGTGCTTCGCCATAAACGAATATAACTATCTGGTTTACCCCAAACAGAAGCTGCTACTTTTAAAGCGGTTGTTTTACCAGAAGAGGAAGCTCCTCTGAAATGAAAGCCACCTGAATCTTCACCAACAAGATTGGCAAGGCTTGGAGCAAAGGCTGCGGAAATAGCAAATACCAAGCGAGAATTACCATCTGCTAATCGTGAGATAGAGTTTCGCCAATCCTCAACACTACCTGCAACAGACAGGGATTGCCCTATGGCTTCATTAGCGGTAACAAAGACTTCTTTATACCAGCCCAGTTTATCGACACAACGAGCACGCTCTTCGACTGGAAAGACTTGGATATAGGAAGCTAATAAATCACGAGCTGTTTTACTGGGTGAAATGGTCAATCCCAATCGCGCCAGCTCCCGTCTTACATCGCTGGAGTCTCCTTGCAATAAAGCCAAAGGCATAGCCCATTGATGCTTAATCCCATCATCATCCACCCACTCAAGTAATCGACCCCATTCGCCACTATTGGCATCACGAGTTTTAGCGACCACAGACAACGAAGAGCAAATCCATCGAGGAGGTAGCTCATTATTGTCTTTATCCTTACCAACAAAAATTACCCCATCTGAGGTTAACTGGAATAGTCCACCTGCATAGTGAAACGATTTGATGCGTTTAGACTGTTTAAAATCAACATGATATATTTGTTCTGAATTCATTTTATTCTCTCCAACAACTGTCGCAGGAAGGTGAGCTACCACCTTCCAATTATTCAAAAAAAGGCTAAACCGCTTCTTGATGGGTGTTATGAACACATTGGTGTTGAAGATAATTAAGAATATCCAATTTGCGATAGCGAACGGTGCGACCAATTTTTAAGTAGGGCACACCCTGACCAGCCCAACGATTACGTTCAAGTAATTGAACTGAGCAATCTAAAACTGCGGCAAGTGTATTTTGATTAAAGAGGGTAGATTCTGGAGCAGATTCGAATTCATTGATGAGTTGCAAGCGCGATACATGATTTTTAGACATAGTAATACCTTTCTCAAAAGAATTTTCATTCGACATTAAAAAATGTCGCCAAAGAGGCTTTTTCCATAAATCCAATTTGAAAATTCCAGTAGCACTGGTACTTTCTATCCAAAAATCCATATAGCTTTAAAGCCATTTTCATAAAGCTATTTAAAACAACGAACAGATTATTACGTGGTTTGAAAATTAAAGTCAACAATTGGAAACAAATTCAAAGAAAGTGTAATTAGAGTGAACAAATATGAGTTATTTGTCCCACGCGTACCATGGGATATTTTGAGGGTGGCACGCTTATGGCCTAGTAATATCAAGATGTCCCCTTAGTTCCACTCGTACCACTAAAAATCATTAAGGCTGCTCTCAATATAGGGGAAATGGAGTATAATTTTGATATGAAAACATTATCAGAAATTAATCCTAATCCTCAGGATAGTGAGAAACCCAATGATCTAACCCTTGAAGCTATAGAGGAGCTGGAGAGTGTCGGGGGAAAGAAATATTCATCTTTTAAATCAATGATTGATGATTTGGAATATGATGCATGAGATAATTCGTTCAACTCCAGTAGATTTAGGTCGGTCAATTAGATAGTGTCAAATGTACTTTGAGTGTTTCCACCAAAAATTCTTTGGTGCATTTTATAGAGATAATTGTCCGTCATGCCACTGATATAATCAGCGATAATCCTTTTTTGGTCAGCTTCTTGGGTCTGTCTGCTATATTTTTGAAATACTTCTGTCGGTAATAACATTTCAGGATTAACATCAATTGCATCAAATAGCTGCATAATTAGTACCTTTCCTCCATGAATAATTGACTTTACGTGTTGAGTTTTAATTAAATTATTGCTTACAAGTAGTTTTAGGTTTTTTATAAATGTTTCAATAGCCTCATTTTCAAACTTTACAAAATATCTAAATATAGGTTCATTGAAATTACTATTTTCCTCAATACAAGTATGAATTATTGCTTCGTGAATTAATGTCCCGATAACTTTTTTTCTGGCTTTTAAATCATCTGAAAGAAGAAGTGTTGGATAATTACTCCAATTTTGAATGAAGTTTTGATTTTCAAAGAAATTAACCAATTCATCCATACTAATTTGCCGAAAGAAAATAGCATCTTCTAGATCATGAATACTGTAAGAAATATCATCAGCAATATTCATAACACTGCAATCAAATGTTTTATATTTTGTTTTTTTATGATCTGGTTTTGGGGCTGGAAAAGATCTTTGAAACTCTATTCTTTCATTATCAGTAATATAACTTAATAGATTCAGGACTGTTGGGTTGTCACTATCATAATAACACTTTGGAGGATTCCATCTTGAATTATCTATTAGATATTCCGTAATCTCTTTTTGATCGGAGATTCTTTGATCTAGATTAGGATATGTTTTTACATTCACCAATGCACTGTAGGTTGCAGGATACTTTAGTACTCCCAATAAAGTTCTATAAGTAAGATTTAAAGAATCTACTTTATTAATTAGTCTTAAAGTTTGCGCATTTCCCTCAAATCCTCCATAGTTTCTCATTTTATAATTTAGTGCTTGCTCACCACCATGACCATATGGTGGGTGTCCAATGTCATGAAGTAATCCAATTGTATCGAGCAAAGTGTCTATATCTTCATTTTTCTGAGAGTTTAAGAAAATAAGCTTATCTTCTAGATTTTTTTTCTTATCTTGTTGTAATCGATATAATAGATTATTAAAAATGCTTTTTGCAATCGAGGCGACTTCTATGGAATGAGTTAATCTATTTCTATGAAAGTCAGAATCTTTACCGCTCACAATTTGAATTTTACCTTGAAGCCGGCGAAAAGAATAAGAATGAACAACTTTACATTTATCTTTTTCAAACGGAGTTCGGTGATCTAAGTTTTTTTCTATTTCCAGTTCAAACCTAAATGTGTGCCAGTTGATACTATCCATGATTAACCATCCTTGATTAAATAAAATTATAGCACACGAAGTTTTTTTCCTTAGTTTTCGATTAAATTACTCAATGTCCCGAAGAAAAGAATTTTAGTAGGTAGGAACATCACATTACTGTGACATTCCCCCATAAAAACCGTACGTGCGACTTTCATCGCATACGGCTTCAATCAAGGAAACAGAAGATGTCTGTTTCTTTTCTAAGCCAATCCCATAGGATCAGCCGGTAACACTACAGGTATCTTTCGCAAGAACGTTTTTTAAAGTAATCATCATATTGGGGATGGTAGGGATTAGCAGCTCCAACTATTTTATTATGGCGAATAATTTTAGTATCCGCTGCATGGCAAAGAGTTAACAGCTTTGCTTTTTTCCCAGTTTCATTGCTCCTACAGGCGAAGGTCATGTTGCGACGGTTTTCTATTGCTAGGTAATACCGTTGCTTAACCCATCTTAAGTTTTTGTTAGGATGTCGCCTGCATGCCCAGCACCTTAATGATCGCCAGATAAAGTGGTCTACTTTTGTAAATGTTTCTTTAGCCACTATGTGATGATGATAATTTGCCCAACCTCGGATTATAGGATTAAGTACGCCTATTACTTCTTCTTGTTTGGCAGTACAAAGTTTTGTTATCATCGTTTTCACTTTCAGCTTAAGTGCCTTAACATTGTTCGCTGATGGTTTTATCAATAGTTTTTCGTTGGCTTTTCCCAATCTATATTTCCGTATATTTTGACCAAGAAAATCGAACCCGTGTGTGATATGCGTCACTTTAGTCTTTTGCTCAGAAAGCTTTAGACCTCGTTGTGCTAGAAAATCCTTTATTAGCGGTTTGACTTCGTCTTCAAGAAGAGTTTTTGATTTTCCTGTGATGACAAAATCATCAGCATATCTCACGAAATGCACTTGGTATTTACTGGTACGGCTAGCGTGTCCATCGTGTTTTAATGATCCAAATTTCGTTGCAAGCAACGTCTCTAAACCATCCAATACCAAATTTGCCAACGTTGGAGAGATAATACCTCCTTGTGGCGTGCCTTCCTGGGTAGGAAACAAGTGACCTTTATCAATATATCCCGCTTTTAACCAGTGCTGGAGCATTCTCTTATCTAACATCACGTTATTAAGAATCCACTCGTGGCTGATTGTATCAAAACACCCTTTGATGTCGCCTTCTAGTACCCATTGTGCGGCACCTTTGCGAGCAAGCATCACAAAGAGATGGCTAATAGCGTCATGAGTAGAACGCCGTGGGCGAAATCCATAAGAATTCCAATCAGCAGTGGTTTCTGAAACAGGCTCTAGTGCAAGTAAGTATAAAGCTTGCATCGCTCTGTCTCGCATAACCGGGATGCCAAGTGGTCTTTTAGTGTTATTTGATTTTGGGATATACACTCGCTTTAAAGGGTAGGGTTTATATCCCCGCCGTTTAAGTTGAGTGATGGCTTTTGATTTTGCTTCAGGTGTTGACCATATTTTCCCATCAACACCGGCCGTTCTTTTGCCTTTATTTTCTGTAACTCGCTTTACGGCAATTGCTTTGGCCGAGAAGGAATGAGTGAGTAGCCATTGTAATGAGTTCACTTTACGCCAGCGTTTCTCTCGTGTTGCCTTTGCGATACGTCGTTGCAGTTTCTTAACTTCTTCATGACATGCTAACCAGTTAATGGTTTGCCATTTGATAGTAGTAGGAGCCGCATCCGCATCGTTAGTTTGTGATGTAGTCATTTGCATGTCTCCTTAAAAAGAAATTCTGCTAGTCTCTCGCAATGTTGACCAAGACCAAGTGGGCTGGCTTTCACCATAGAACAGTCGTTCCTATCTTTTCCATTACAGAAGAGCGTTTGCTTTTTAGTCTATCTTCTGCCCGCTTCAGCATCAGTTTTCCTTGCGGTTAACCTGCCTTACTTAAAATTGCTAAGGCACTGAGTCGGGTTTACCTCGTTCCGTCTACATGACAAAATTGGGGTTAGGTTCCGCCTCTTCACCGCGCATGTTGTTTGTCCGTGCAATCCAACCTCAAACCTGGATTGTCCCATGCATGCCATTTTGGCTTTCGCTTATCAGCTTCTTTAGCTCATCATTGCTTTCGATGTTTATCAGCAGTTCACTTACATTAACCATACCCATTAGCCTAGCCTTATTCCGGATGAAGCTTCCAGATTCGTGTTTACCTATCAGCAAATCCACGACGTTTACATGCGTAAACTTCAGTACATTGTCATTCGAGCTTCGCACGCCATCGTTACCAATGACGCACGTCGAATTAGGCTACTATGAACGGAATCATAGGTACTCTAATAGTCCCGTAACGAAACCAATAAATGCATTCCGTAGTTTGACTACCCGTACAATCACATAGACGACCCATCGAGTCGCACCTAAGGGCGCAATATACATTGCCTTGCAATGTTGAAATTTAAACCAAAAATATATTCTTTAGTCTAATATTTAATGAAGAATAATGTCATTAAAAGGGATTTTGGATTAACCAATAAAGGATAAATAAAATGGCGCTAATTGATCAAATTACTACGATTAATAAGAATGAATTTACCGACGATTTCCTGCGTAAATATTTTGAACTAGGTTTTGGTTCTTTATCTAAACACGATATTGATTTACTCGTTTATTATCTTGTAAAAGAACATTCAGACTTATTTAATGGAAAAACAAATTATGAAATTTCTTCTCTTCTGACGATAACAGAAAGGAAATTGCAAAGCATTCAAATGGAGTCCTACCTGAGATATGAAAATAATTCCATATCAAAAAACCTAGAAGAACTAAGTGTAAAAATTACAAAGGGAGAAATTAAACCAGAAGTTGAAGGGGACAAAATTCGAGTTTTAATAGATTCTCCAGTTTTAAGGAGAGATCTAGAGTATTCAATAACTTCTTTAGGCCACATAGTTGATTACTCTTTTAACAAGAATATCCTCAGTTTAAGATTAAGCAACTTTTTTGAAGTGTTTGGTAATTTGAATATAGAAAATGGAAAGGAATTAAAAACGCAAGTAATTGACTTTTTTCGTGAACAAAATAAATGGGATAAGGAGATACTAATTGAGATTGAAAATAAGTCATGGTGGATTAAGCAATTTAATACCTTACAAGCTGCTGTCAAAAAGGAAGCAGCTGCATTAATTTTTCATAGTATAATTTCTATGGTGAAATCACACATAGGGATATAAATAAAAATTACGGTAATAATTTTAATGTTTAAGTACTAGAAATCAAAAATAATGTTTATCCCCCGGTTGACAATAGAGGTATTGGCT harbors:
- a CDS encoding Shedu immune nuclease family protein — encoded protein: MGTITYSYKSTSSSSAEIEDIEFSRTSTTRRIIRPMIVENNERPDASIKIEIIHQKAEKGLFEDIPTEKLSKYKAKDIGKLVLSSEETLSLFNHLCNLYLIHKENGIPSGYHEFEVDENSRLMSIDSKRAAIIETLIQQGYSEEVWEKLVENSPDLATKLSIARLYQTRMTALEQFRTMLSCDHSEQDWQSFFENNNWIFGYGLNYKILKAITGQPHYGGVVIDGSGTNKGDFLSATQGYLKFTVLVEIKRSDTKLLASKRYRNDVVLPSEDLIGGVSQLRVNGRTWEQQGSQLPKNRDLLEDDSIYTIQPRKILVIGNTNELNDRLKRENFELFRRGQSDIEILTFDELLNRAQFITEHTEAIKDG
- a CDS encoding zinc-ribbon domain-containing protein, which translates into the protein MSKRVTTADFIRRARDVHGNRYDYTKVFYVAARSKVVIICPEHGEFKQIPAGHLSGRGCHECGGNKPLTIARFIERASKKHGNHYDYSHVQFQNVESKIEIICPDHGLFFQQLMSHLKGFGCPQCGRINTANKLSHSIQRFIEDAKRAHGNKYDYSQVRYVNALTKVTIICPDHGPFDQKPSNHIRDVGCPKCGDESAAMIRTRTTEEFVQEAKEVHGALYDYSKVDYKSSHKHVEIICLVHGSFWQSPVNHVRGNKSGCPGCAVSGFDQTKPGLLYYIAVKKDDGELLYKIGITNLSIERRFPSVDRARIRVIRIWRFELGQIAAEYEANIISQFNRYRYYGPAVLMGSGNTELFTKDILSLDKSHHDLRDAVVDLEGNLISRPRQLEFDLSE
- a CDS encoding CGNR zinc finger domain-containing protein; amino-acid sequence: MKKALHDYFYINTGKELKLYSSNEASTLIEAANIHLDSKNGINSKSTIPALEAFIYECMEEYYDNGVSDNLLIKLNEILVNVNIQCLFENIENRLVAVHVAYMPYNPPPLAFGAYMFSNVTSLCGLEGLKRCKSNDCLKFFIGRRNAKWCSNSCGSKYRVNKLRKNKRAVY
- a CDS encoding anti-phage deoxyguanosine triphosphatase, producing MDSINWHTFRFELEIEKNLDHRTPFEKDKCKVVHSYSFRRLQGKIQIVSGKDSDFHRNRLTHSIEVASIAKSIFNNLLYRLQQDKKKNLEDKLIFLNSQKNEDIDTLLDTIGLLHDIGHPPYGHGGEQALNYKMRNYGGFEGNAQTLRLINKVDSLNLTYRTLLGVLKYPATYSALVNVKTYPNLDQRISDQKEITEYLIDNSRWNPPKCYYDSDNPTVLNLLSYITDNERIEFQRSFPAPKPDHKKTKYKTFDCSVMNIADDISYSIHDLEDAIFFRQISMDELVNFFENQNFIQNWSNYPTLLLSDDLKARKKVIGTLIHEAIIHTCIEENSNFNEPIFRYFVKFENEAIETFIKNLKLLVSNNLIKTQHVKSIIHGGKVLIMQLFDAIDVNPEMLLPTEVFQKYSRQTQEADQKRIIADYISGMTDNYLYKMHQRIFGGNTQSTFDTI
- a CDS encoding DUF927 domain-containing protein — translated: MNSEQIYHVDFKQSKRIKSFHYAGGLFQLTSDGVIFVGKDKDNNELPPRWICSSLSVVAKTRDANSGEWGRLLEWVDDDGIKHQWAMPLALLQGDSSDVRRELARLGLTISPSKTARDLLASYIQVFPVEERARCVDKLGWYKEVFVTANEAIGQSLSVAGSVEDWRNSISRLADGNSRLVFAISAAFAPSLANLVGEDSGGFHFRGASSSGKTTALKVAASVWGKPDSYIRLWRSTANGLEGLAALHNDGLLILNELSQMDPKEAGECAYLLANGQGKTRASRCGTARQSMRWSLLFLSAGEESLTSLMAKAGQRCNAGQEIRLADIEADAGAEMGLFEQLHDHINPAAMSLALKEAASQYHGAVGLAWLHKIVKHRAELIALLTNKIQHFVAKVTKPEHSGQIQRVARRFALVAMAGEIATHYELTGWTRGTACNPAEKCFNAWLKDFGEHGNREDRAILSQVRAFFEKEGASRFENENHPNSERLFNRAGFFHTDSEGFRVFMVLSEVYRKEICQGFEPKMVNKVLINAGWIVPGNDGKASQKRRIKGIGIPRCYIFTEKVWSDDY
- the ltrA gene encoding group II intron reverse transcriptase/maturase, with protein sequence MTTSQTNDADAAPTTIKWQTINWLACHEEVKKLQRRIAKATREKRWRKVNSLQWLLTHSFSAKAIAVKRVTENKGKRTAGVDGKIWSTPEAKSKAITQLKRRGYKPYPLKRVYIPKSNNTKRPLGIPVMRDRAMQALYLLALEPVSETTADWNSYGFRPRRSTHDAISHLFVMLARKGAAQWVLEGDIKGCFDTISHEWILNNVMLDKRMLQHWLKAGYIDKGHLFPTQEGTPQGGIISPTLANLVLDGLETLLATKFGSLKHDGHASRTSKYQVHFVRYADDFVITGKSKTLLEDEVKPLIKDFLAQRGLKLSEQKTKVTHITHGFDFLGQNIRKYRLGKANEKLLIKPSANNVKALKLKVKTMITKLCTAKQEEVIGVLNPIIRGWANYHHHIVAKETFTKVDHFIWRSLRCWACRRHPNKNLRWVKQRYYLAIENRRNMTFACRSNETGKKAKLLTLCHAADTKIIRHNKIVGAANPYHPQYDDYFKKRSCERYL
- a CDS encoding lpg1083 family Dot/Icm T4SS effector produces the protein MALIDQITTINKNEFTDDFLRKYFELGFGSLSKHDIDLLVYYLVKEHSDLFNGKTNYEISSLLTITERKLQSIQMESYLRYENNSISKNLEELSVKITKGEIKPEVEGDKIRVLIDSPVLRRDLEYSITSLGHIVDYSFNKNILSLRLSNFFEVFGNLNIENGKELKTQVIDFFREQNKWDKEILIEIENKSWWIKQFNTLQAAVKKEAAALIFHSIISMVKSHIGI